In one Streptomyces sp. NBC_01241 genomic region, the following are encoded:
- a CDS encoding GH1 family beta-glucosidase — MNIVTPQAYAREIAAEAVPGLPADFRWGVATAAYQIEGAAAEDGRTPSIWDTYCRVPGMVVRGENGDVACDHYHRMPEDVRLIADLGVDTYRFSLAWPRIQPGGRGPANAKGLDFYRRLVDELESRGITPWITLYHWDLPQELEDAGGWPARDTAYRFAEYAALAYDALGDRVKHWTTLNEPWCSAMLGYAYGNQAPGRKNFGDAIHAVHHLLLGHGLAARAIRETAAARGNELELGITLNLGTATPETDSHEDAEACRRADGLGRRLYLDPIVKGAYPEDVIADLALQNVELPVEKGDLAVISTPIDVLGVNFYRGTLFSGFTQEGSPVGADGLPVTRGVERDLPRTAMDWEITPTALTDLLVHLERDYGVPTVITENGAAFDDTVSEDGQIHDADRTTYLADHITAVAAARSEGADVRGYFAWSLMDNFEWSYGYDKRFGIVRVDYDTQERTLKDSAKWYRDTIRLTRDA; from the coding sequence GGGAGCGGCCGCCGAGGACGGCCGGACCCCGTCCATCTGGGACACGTACTGCAGGGTGCCGGGCATGGTCGTCCGCGGCGAGAACGGCGATGTCGCCTGCGACCACTACCACCGGATGCCCGAGGACGTGCGGCTGATCGCCGACCTGGGCGTCGACACGTACCGGTTCTCGCTCGCCTGGCCGCGCATCCAGCCGGGCGGCCGGGGCCCGGCCAACGCGAAGGGCCTGGACTTCTACCGGCGCCTCGTCGACGAGCTGGAGTCCAGGGGCATCACGCCGTGGATCACCCTCTACCACTGGGACCTCCCGCAGGAGCTGGAGGACGCGGGCGGCTGGCCGGCCCGTGACACGGCCTACCGTTTCGCCGAGTACGCCGCCCTCGCCTACGACGCGCTCGGTGACCGGGTCAAGCACTGGACGACGCTGAACGAGCCCTGGTGTTCGGCCATGCTCGGTTACGCGTACGGCAACCAGGCCCCCGGCCGGAAGAACTTCGGCGACGCGATCCACGCCGTCCACCATCTGCTCCTCGGCCACGGCCTCGCCGCGCGGGCCATCCGCGAGACGGCCGCCGCCCGCGGCAACGAGCTCGAACTCGGCATCACGCTCAACCTCGGTACCGCCACCCCCGAGACCGACAGCCACGAGGACGCCGAAGCCTGCCGACGTGCCGACGGCCTCGGCCGCCGCCTCTACCTCGACCCGATCGTCAAGGGCGCCTACCCCGAGGACGTCATCGCCGACCTTGCCCTGCAGAACGTCGAACTCCCGGTCGAGAAGGGCGACTTGGCCGTCATCTCCACCCCGATCGACGTCCTCGGTGTCAACTTCTACCGGGGCACGCTCTTCTCCGGCTTCACCCAGGAGGGCTCACCGGTGGGCGCCGACGGCCTGCCCGTCACCCGTGGTGTGGAGCGCGACCTGCCGCGTACCGCGATGGACTGGGAGATCACCCCCACCGCCCTCACGGACCTGCTGGTGCACCTGGAGAGGGACTACGGCGTCCCGACGGTCATCACCGAGAACGGTGCCGCGTTCGACGACACCGTCTCCGAGGACGGACAGATCCACGACGCCGACCGCACCACCTACCTCGCCGACCACATCACCGCCGTGGCCGCGGCCCGCTCAGAAGGGGCGGATGTCAGGGGCTACTTCGCCTGGTCGCTGATGGACAACTTCGAATGGTCCTACGGCTACGACAAGCGGTTCGGCATCGTCCGCGTCGACTACGACACGCAGGAGCGGACGCTGAAGGACAGCGCCAAGTGGTACCGCGACACGATCCGCCTCACCCGCGACGCGTAG